A single genomic interval of Roseovarius arcticus harbors:
- a CDS encoding metal-sensing transcriptional repressor, translating into MSDTHAHAGHPALIARLKRADGHLRSVIVMLEAGKPCLEVAQQLLAVEKAVANAKRVLIHDHMDHCLDVEGSETDRAELKAIARYL; encoded by the coding sequence ATGTCAGACACACACGCTCATGCAGGTCATCCTGCGCTGATTGCCCGGCTAAAACGTGCCGACGGTCATCTACGCTCTGTCATCGTAATGCTGGAGGCCGGTAAACCCTGCCTTGAGGTCGCCCAACAGCTTCTGGCTGTCGAGAAGGCGGTGGCGAATGCCAAGCGCGTGTTGATCCATGACCATATGGATCATTGCCTCGATGTCGAAGGATCGGAGACCGATCGCGCCGAACTCAA
- a CDS encoding KTSC domain-containing protein — translation MPYVNSSAISRIEWDSGTLSIWFTGSGRYEYYNVPEAIFERLLAARSKGTFFNDHIRDQYGV, via the coding sequence ATGCCCTACGTAAACTCATCTGCCATCTCTCGTATTGAATGGGACAGTGGAACACTTTCGATCTGGTTCACGGGATCTGGAAGGTACGAATATTACAATGTTCCCGAAGCGATCTTCGAGAGGCTCCTTGCAGCAAGGTCAAAAGGAACGTTTTTCAATGATCACATTCGAGACCAATACGGAGTCTAA
- a CDS encoding metallophosphoesterase family protein has protein sequence MRFLHTADLHLAKPFGRFDADTQAALRTARLGALRRLGDAARTGKAELILIAGDTFDAEAPPSKVVRRALDVMSEFADLLWVLLPGNHDSLAAVDLWERIERDKPDNVILALTPDIIEIGDHVAILPAPPTVRNPGVDLTNWMTDAQTGQRSRIGLAHGGILDFGSEEGTVAVIQPDRAEQSKLDYLALGDWHGQKSITPRTWYSGSPEADSFKGHSQAGALLVEIAAPGDVPQVTPVPIGQFDWRLLALDFFAGTDPAQQLIEALPASDRDKMLVRFEASGRLGLLEQSQLRDTCNRIVDDFHYFEMILDGLGIEQAVDDLDLIATGGALRAAADSLFEATDLQGRTAEDVQIAQIALTHLFHVAQQEPSQ, from the coding sequence GTGCGATTTCTTCATACAGCCGATCTTCACCTCGCAAAGCCCTTCGGTCGTTTCGACGCTGACACACAGGCGGCGCTACGCACAGCTCGTCTCGGTGCCTTAAGGCGTCTCGGTGATGCGGCGCGGACCGGCAAAGCTGAGCTCATATTGATTGCCGGAGATACCTTCGACGCCGAAGCGCCGCCCTCTAAGGTTGTCCGTCGCGCACTTGATGTCATGAGCGAATTCGCAGACCTGCTGTGGGTACTCTTGCCAGGCAATCACGACAGCCTGGCTGCTGTTGATCTTTGGGAACGCATTGAACGTGACAAGCCCGACAACGTGATCCTTGCTCTAACACCTGACATTATCGAAATCGGCGATCACGTAGCGATCCTTCCAGCCCCGCCCACAGTGCGGAACCCTGGCGTAGACCTTACGAACTGGATGACAGATGCGCAAACCGGTCAACGTTCCAGGATAGGTTTGGCACATGGCGGCATTCTGGATTTTGGCAGCGAAGAGGGCACAGTTGCGGTCATTCAACCGGATCGGGCAGAACAGTCTAAACTCGACTATTTGGCACTCGGCGATTGGCACGGCCAAAAATCAATCACGCCACGGACGTGGTATTCGGGCAGTCCTGAGGCCGACAGCTTCAAAGGGCATTCCCAAGCGGGTGCGCTGCTTGTCGAGATTGCAGCACCCGGAGACGTCCCGCAGGTGACACCCGTTCCGATTGGGCAATTTGACTGGCGACTTCTGGCGCTCGACTTCTTTGCGGGCACGGACCCTGCCCAACAGTTGATAGAAGCACTTCCAGCTTCGGATCGGGACAAAATGCTGGTTCGGTTTGAGGCGTCAGGGCGACTTGGTCTGCTCGAACAAAGCCAGCTTCGGGATACGTGTAACCGGATCGTTGACGACTTTCATTATTTCGAGATGATCCTAGATGGATTGGGTATTGAACAGGCCGTCGATGATCTTGATTTGATTGCAACGGGAGGCGCGTTGCGGGCGGCTGCGGACAGCTTGTTCGAAGCGACGGACCTTCAGGGGCGGACAGCTGAGGATGTCCAGATCGCTCAAATCGCTTTGACGCATCTCTTCCATGTTGCCCAACAGGAACCGTCCCAATGA
- a CDS encoding AAA family ATPase, whose translation MKLRKLELTNVRRFGGQKAQLGPFGDGLTTITAENEAGKSTFLDALHALFFVPHGSSSQEVKNLQPYSGGAACVAAVVEIDGKDFRVEKSFLAQKSAKIIDCSNGQVIKQQGDAEAWIEDNINKMNKGPAGLLWVRQGATHVDPEGKDKDASNVAARRDLMSSVRGQIDAVTGGRRMDKIVEQCRKELDALATKGLKAKAGSPWKAIEDNIDVLLGRKERLEADVKVLSQALVVKRQAKSRLHTLHDPLKQKAQIEQLALAEEAYQKAQQHDRSVTDADRALQLIVAEKNQLIRQIKDISDTKDRRQQLVNEITQKEAKTSDLRTAQSKSDKTLTDAKAVIAQKEVKRRDLVESLSAARATEKSRRKWDRLRALADLARQRLAPQKKLHDADVILGRTEITQIDLDHLVDLGRRISVAHEQRRAQFASFSVQPSAAGTVECDDVALEPDKETLIDRPIALKLSSFGTINLSPAAGAGKGIEDPDALAVDQDAALQAFGVQTVQDARSAFNARQSAANDKAVALAEIRGLAPDGIEALNEEWQALCKDLEHAPDDQPPDPAGPQPGDLSAEQIEEQITDLDDDVEDLRSNIQALQTAATQAANDVAEASGVLNHLLEEQTSLAKPLGEDAALAALQASRDEEATKEGAAVRTLAVLKQNAPDLDVARSTHERMLSAEKADRDEINKLERELARLDGAIETQSEGAVEEKLAEVVDQLEKSLERAKRYELQAKALNMLIAHLDEARRDAQETYFEPIRNELRPLLAQLHAGADFELDPDKMLVGKIIRNGVEDDISVLSGGAYEQIAILTRLAFAKLFAKQGRQVPLILDDALVHTDDERISTMFNMLSHAAKDQQIIVLSCRTRAFSDLGGTRAFIETEAI comes from the coding sequence ATGAAATTGCGGAAGCTTGAGTTGACGAATGTACGTCGTTTCGGCGGGCAAAAAGCGCAGCTGGGACCTTTTGGTGATGGTTTGACAACCATCACGGCAGAGAACGAGGCTGGAAAGTCGACATTCCTCGACGCGCTACATGCCTTGTTCTTTGTGCCACACGGATCATCCTCGCAAGAGGTGAAGAACCTGCAACCTTATTCAGGCGGTGCCGCGTGCGTTGCGGCTGTTGTGGAAATAGACGGAAAGGATTTTCGTGTTGAGAAGTCCTTCTTGGCACAGAAGTCGGCAAAAATAATCGATTGCTCAAACGGACAAGTCATCAAGCAACAAGGCGATGCTGAGGCTTGGATTGAGGACAACATCAACAAGATGAACAAAGGGCCTGCCGGTCTTCTTTGGGTACGGCAGGGGGCAACCCATGTTGATCCAGAAGGCAAAGACAAAGACGCCAGCAACGTGGCTGCGCGCCGCGACTTGATGTCTAGTGTGCGAGGTCAGATTGATGCAGTGACTGGCGGGCGGCGTATGGATAAGATCGTCGAACAGTGCCGCAAAGAACTAGATGCCTTAGCCACCAAAGGTCTTAAAGCAAAGGCTGGAAGCCCGTGGAAAGCAATCGAGGACAACATTGATGTATTGCTCGGGCGTAAGGAGCGGCTTGAGGCAGATGTTAAAGTTCTGTCGCAGGCTCTAGTGGTCAAACGGCAGGCCAAATCGCGCCTGCACACATTGCACGATCCGCTAAAACAGAAAGCTCAGATTGAGCAACTCGCTTTGGCCGAAGAGGCTTATCAAAAGGCACAGCAGCACGATCGCAGTGTAACGGACGCCGATAGAGCGCTCCAATTGATCGTAGCTGAAAAAAACCAGCTGATCCGCCAAATAAAAGACATTTCCGACACAAAGGATCGCCGTCAGCAGCTCGTTAATGAGATCACGCAGAAAGAGGCGAAGACGTCTGATCTTCGGACTGCGCAAAGCAAGTCAGACAAAACGCTAACGGACGCAAAGGCGGTGATCGCGCAGAAAGAAGTGAAGCGACGCGATCTGGTTGAATCTCTGAGTGCTGCGCGCGCGACCGAAAAATCCCGCCGCAAGTGGGACCGTCTGCGCGCGCTTGCCGATCTCGCCCGCCAGCGTTTGGCGCCACAGAAAAAGCTGCACGATGCGGATGTGATTTTGGGACGTACTGAAATTACACAGATTGACCTTGATCACCTTGTTGATCTTGGTCGGCGTATCAGCGTCGCACATGAGCAGCGTCGCGCACAATTTGCCAGCTTCTCAGTCCAGCCATCAGCAGCGGGCACCGTTGAATGCGACGATGTGGCGCTTGAACCTGACAAGGAAACGCTGATTGATCGTCCGATCGCGCTGAAACTCTCAAGCTTTGGCACCATCAATCTCTCTCCAGCGGCGGGGGCGGGGAAGGGTATCGAGGACCCAGACGCGTTAGCAGTAGACCAAGATGCAGCCCTTCAAGCGTTTGGTGTTCAAACAGTGCAAGATGCTCGCAGTGCCTTTAATGCGCGTCAAAGTGCGGCGAATGACAAGGCTGTGGCCTTAGCGGAAATCAGAGGGCTAGCGCCTGATGGCATCGAGGCATTGAATGAGGAATGGCAGGCACTCTGCAAAGATCTGGAGCATGCGCCAGATGATCAGCCCCCAGACCCAGCTGGCCCACAACCTGGGGACCTTTCGGCTGAGCAGATCGAAGAACAGATAACAGACCTTGATGATGATGTTGAGGACCTCAGGTCCAACATCCAAGCGCTTCAAACAGCCGCCACGCAGGCAGCAAACGATGTGGCCGAGGCCAGTGGTGTGCTGAACCATCTTCTGGAGGAACAGACCTCGTTGGCAAAGCCGCTGGGTGAAGACGCCGCCCTTGCCGCATTACAAGCATCCCGTGACGAGGAGGCTACGAAAGAAGGAGCGGCAGTCCGAACCCTCGCGGTACTTAAGCAAAATGCGCCCGATCTGGACGTGGCGCGATCCACCCATGAACGTATGCTCAGTGCCGAGAAAGCAGATCGCGACGAAATCAACAAACTGGAACGCGAGCTTGCACGCTTGGACGGGGCAATTGAGACGCAATCCGAAGGTGCGGTTGAAGAAAAGCTCGCAGAGGTCGTAGACCAGCTTGAGAAGTCATTGGAGCGCGCCAAGCGATATGAGCTGCAAGCGAAGGCCTTGAACATGCTCATCGCGCATCTTGATGAAGCACGAAGAGATGCACAGGAAACCTATTTCGAACCGATCCGCAACGAACTACGCCCGCTGCTGGCGCAGTTGCATGCCGGGGCTGATTTTGAACTCGATCCAGACAAGATGCTTGTTGGTAAGATCATCCGCAACGGTGTCGAAGACGACATTAGCGTTTTATCAGGTGGTGCCTATGAGCAGATTGCTATCCTGACCCGATTGGCGTTCGCAAAGTTGTTTGCGAAACAAGGCAGGCAGGTGCCCCTAATCCTTGATGACGCGCTGGTACACACAGATGACGAACGGATTTCAACGATGTTCAATATGCTGTCGCACGCAGCGAAGGATCAGCAAATTATTGTGCTGAGCTGTCGTACCAGGGCTTTTTCTGATCTAGGTGGGACGAGGGCGTTCATCGAAACTGAGGCAATTTAG
- a CDS encoding autotransporter outer membrane beta-barrel domain-containing protein: MKELLLPQKFTFIGYGARSWYAAGRIVKWVGLVLNIASGMMLVSLVSPAHAACVTTSVGNADTTNCVVGGPVTPAINTGAGVDSFTMTGGSLVSLDQGSGFDTFVMNGGHIIGLFTDGDDVTFTGGRIGSVNLGAGNNVFNMSGTAQIDGVLNAEQGNDTINLFGGSIGGIFSSGSGNDILTLDGTAMGSNVIFEGGSDQLILRSGSIAGSIFMDDGPGHTNGTDGSDTALVESSFNLGAFTGIFDGGDDFSSADGLIDVLTIRGASAAVNGANYINWETIIVDGGSLSFSPILSVGSDPGTGLSLLNGGILNAAGGFALTGNLSNNGVVSTLNGVVGDTFSMSGSYSGGGLLHVDVDFATDTADTLTVGGSVTGAGTAISVANVSSGASTGNNVLVVDVTGTTAAGDFTLAGGPVAAGAFNYDLSLLGSQWFLASIGANSVGSVYESAPFVLGTLVDLPSLEQRVSQRRYLTKVAGDRQIVHGAWLRAYGDRFDVTPSSSTSGASIDGSSGGLQFGYDALAEVGDNGQWVFGITGQYGTVNSTVTNAMGNGSIKGDGYGLGATATWYGQDGLFFDAQAQLNWLSGDYAANGTDLASDQDAMGYGLSVEMGKRLALHDTVSLIPQAQLIWSSIDGDSFTDGAGSAVDIGSRDSLIGRLGLAYEHEYLDTDGGPEKYYAIGNLVRDFSSASSVNVAGASLGANYNHTWAEIGLGGSKFWDDNKAIYGEVSYRESLSSNGSSGLGLTAGFSIQW; this comes from the coding sequence ATGAAGGAGTTACTATTGCCTCAGAAGTTCACATTTATCGGGTATGGTGCGAGATCATGGTACGCAGCAGGTCGTATTGTGAAATGGGTAGGCTTGGTATTAAACATTGCGTCAGGGATGATGCTCGTTTCACTGGTTAGCCCGGCCCATGCTGCCTGTGTAACTACGTCAGTCGGCAATGCTGACACAACAAACTGTGTTGTTGGCGGCCCTGTAACGCCTGCAATCAACACCGGTGCCGGTGTCGACAGCTTCACAATGACCGGGGGTAGTTTGGTTAGCCTCGATCAGGGCTCTGGCTTTGATACATTCGTAATGAACGGTGGTCATATCATCGGGCTTTTCACGGATGGGGATGACGTTACATTTACAGGGGGGCGCATTGGCAGCGTCAACCTCGGGGCCGGAAACAATGTATTTAACATGTCGGGCACCGCGCAGATCGACGGGGTTTTGAATGCCGAACAGGGGAATGATACCATCAATCTTTTCGGTGGTTCTATCGGCGGCATTTTTTCATCGGGCAGCGGAAACGACATTCTGACACTCGATGGCACCGCAATGGGTAGCAATGTAATCTTCGAGGGTGGTTCAGACCAACTGATTTTAAGGTCGGGGTCCATTGCTGGTTCGATTTTCATGGACGATGGGCCGGGGCATACAAATGGCACCGACGGATCTGATACCGCGCTTGTGGAAAGCAGCTTTAATCTGGGCGCATTTACTGGAATCTTTGATGGCGGCGATGACTTTTCTTCGGCGGATGGCCTAATCGATGTTCTGACCATTCGCGGCGCATCCGCAGCAGTTAATGGTGCGAATTATATCAATTGGGAAACTATAATTGTTGACGGTGGATCGCTCAGCTTTAGTCCAATTTTATCTGTTGGATCTGACCCTGGAACCGGCCTGAGTTTGTTAAATGGAGGCATTCTCAATGCGGCAGGCGGTTTTGCCCTAACCGGCAATTTATCCAACAACGGCGTAGTATCGACGCTAAATGGTGTGGTCGGGGATACCTTCAGTATGTCTGGCAGTTATTCCGGCGGTGGTCTGCTTCATGTTGACGTGGATTTTGCGACCGACACGGCAGATACGCTAACCGTTGGGGGGAGCGTGACTGGCGCTGGAACGGCGATTTCCGTTGCAAACGTCTCCTCAGGAGCGTCCACGGGCAATAACGTATTGGTCGTGGATGTCACTGGAACGACAGCTGCGGGAGACTTTACGCTTGCAGGCGGTCCGGTAGCAGCTGGCGCGTTCAACTATGATCTCAGTTTGTTGGGAAGCCAATGGTTCTTGGCCAGCATAGGCGCAAACTCAGTCGGCAGTGTTTACGAATCTGCGCCGTTTGTTTTAGGCACTCTCGTTGACCTGCCGTCGCTCGAACAGCGAGTCAGCCAACGGCGATACCTCACAAAAGTAGCAGGAGACAGGCAGATCGTACACGGCGCGTGGCTACGTGCCTATGGGGACCGGTTTGACGTTACGCCGTCCAGCAGCACAAGTGGGGCGTCGATTGACGGAAGTTCCGGAGGTCTACAATTTGGCTATGACGCTTTGGCAGAAGTTGGCGACAATGGTCAGTGGGTCTTTGGCATTACAGGTCAGTACGGTACTGTGAATAGCACGGTCACAAATGCCATGGGAAATGGGAGCATCAAAGGTGACGGCTACGGGCTTGGAGCAACGGCAACCTGGTATGGCCAAGACGGGCTTTTCTTTGATGCTCAGGCACAGCTGAACTGGTTAAGTGGGGACTATGCAGCTAACGGCACTGATCTTGCATCCGACCAGGATGCTATGGGCTATGGTTTGAGCGTTGAGATGGGCAAACGGTTGGCACTGCACGACACCGTATCGCTTATTCCTCAAGCGCAATTGATCTGGTCCAGCATTGATGGGGATTCGTTTACGGACGGTGCGGGTAGCGCTGTTGATATTGGTAGCCGAGATAGCCTGATTGGCCGATTGGGCCTCGCATATGAGCACGAATACCTTGACACGGATGGTGGCCCGGAAAAGTATTATGCTATCGGCAATCTGGTGCGTGACTTCTCCAGCGCAAGCTCTGTCAACGTGGCCGGGGCATCTTTGGGCGCAAACTACAACCACACGTGGGCTGAGATCGGCCTCGGTGGCTCAAAGTTTTGGGATGATAACAAGGCAATCTACGGTGAAGTCTCGTATCGTGAATCTCTCAGCAGCAACGGCAGCTCAGGACTTGGCCTAACAGCAGGGTTCAGCATCCAGTGGTGA
- a CDS encoding exonuclease domain-containing protein has translation MTNFYRRLFGTTDKSISKTVEVVENNKAEASHPILPGSSDRFELLKTGTFRFVAVDVETANSNNYSICQIGLAMVSVTGEIHTASFLVDPEERFDDFNVQLHGIDEEAVCRAPIFEVVLRSMRPFLERHTLIQHSSFDKRAFDAACKGNGIPNLRTNWLDSVIIARTAWPELKGNGGHGLASLKTFLNLDFDHHDAEEDARAAAEVVLLAETHSGEKFTALARTAKQRNQNYPVSVAVGGNQSGPLYGHVACFTGQLSLSRPEAATIAAGAGIAVKAGMSRKVTLTVVGEQDLATLVGHTKSSKHRRAEELISEGFDIRIIGELEFLELVGKMPP, from the coding sequence ATGACGAATTTTTATCGCCGCCTTTTTGGCACAACAGACAAGTCCATCAGCAAGACTGTAGAAGTAGTTGAGAACAATAAAGCCGAAGCCTCGCACCCGATACTTCCCGGATCGAGTGATAGATTTGAGCTACTGAAAACGGGAACATTTAGGTTCGTGGCCGTTGATGTAGAAACCGCCAACAGCAACAATTACAGCATCTGCCAAATTGGCCTAGCGATGGTCTCTGTTACTGGCGAGATCCACACCGCAAGTTTCTTGGTTGATCCAGAGGAACGGTTCGACGACTTCAATGTCCAACTTCACGGAATTGATGAGGAGGCCGTTTGCCGTGCGCCGATATTTGAAGTGGTGCTTCGATCAATGAGGCCATTTCTGGAGCGGCACACACTCATCCAGCACAGTAGTTTTGACAAGCGGGCCTTTGATGCTGCTTGCAAAGGGAACGGTATTCCGAACCTGCGAACAAACTGGCTCGATAGCGTCATCATCGCCCGAACAGCTTGGCCAGAGCTAAAAGGCAATGGAGGCCACGGATTGGCCAGCCTCAAGACGTTCCTGAACTTAGATTTTGATCACCATGACGCCGAAGAAGACGCCCGGGCTGCAGCCGAAGTTGTTCTTCTTGCAGAGACTCACTCAGGTGAAAAGTTCACAGCCTTGGCAAGAACAGCGAAGCAACGAAATCAGAACTATCCGGTTTCCGTGGCCGTTGGGGGCAACCAAAGCGGGCCACTCTACGGACACGTTGCTTGTTTTACCGGGCAGTTGTCTCTCAGCCGGCCCGAAGCTGCAACTATAGCAGCTGGCGCCGGTATTGCTGTCAAAGCGGGCATGTCCAGAAAGGTCACGTTGACCGTCGTTGGTGAACAAGATTTGGCTACTCTCGTGGGGCACACCAAGAGCTCCAAACACCGTCGGGCCGAAGAACTTATCAGCGAAGGCTTTGATATTCGTATAATTGGTGAACTGGAGTTTCTTGAGCTAGTTGGCAAAATGCCTCCTTAA